One part of the Candidatus Poribacteria bacterium genome encodes these proteins:
- a CDS encoding helix-hairpin-helix domain-containing protein has product MSDEKDLEEGSYIDAKGRTRWHQNDEIALKFLELHTFLIIADYPEEHASRYPWLSNYISRFPEPMSDLIAQGRLIEEIPAAGEVVAKIVEEFLNTGTSAKLEEFAGDTPRTVVELVPIPGLGAKTIKRLYEEVGVDSLASLRAAIDEGKLKGFKGIGKKTLEKIEVYLDEVL; this is encoded by the coding sequence ATGAGCGATGAAAAAGACTTAGAAGAAGGATCTTACATTGATGCAAAAGGGCGAACGCGCTGGCATCAAAATGATGAAATTGCGCTAAAGTTCTTAGAACTTCATACGTTTTTGATTATCGCCGACTATCCAGAAGAGCACGCCTCGCGATATCCATGGTTGTCGAATTATATCTCTCGCTTTCCCGAACCGATGTCGGATCTCATCGCCCAAGGACGATTAATAGAGGAGATTCCAGCGGCTGGCGAAGTCGTGGCGAAAATCGTTGAGGAATTTCTGAACACTGGCACGAGCGCAAAACTGGAAGAATTCGCCGGTGATACACCGCGAACGGTTGTGGAGCTTGTACCGATACCCGGATTGGGTGCCAAAACGATTAAGCGACTCTATGAAGAAGTCGGTGTGGATAGCCTCGCCTCGCTCCGAGCAGCAATTGATGAAGGGAAATTAAAAGGTTTCAAAGGCATCGGGAAAAAAACATTAGAGAAAATTGAAGTGTACCTTGATGAAGTCTTATGA